TTAGAAAAGCGAATCCATTATGTAAAAAGTAAAAGGTATGTGGTAAATTCTTATCCTTACTATTTGCAAGGCGAATTTGCAGGCGCTTTCTCAATATTTCGGAGCGTTAAGGAAATCGATGAGCTGAACAAGAAAATTAAATATTTGGAATTGCAGTTGGAGCTTAACTCAGTCGTAAATAGTGTTCAGTCAATTATAGGCAAAGATGGAAGCCTTAGTGATGTAATAAAGCAGGCCAGAAGGACGGTAGGATCACTGGGAGGGCCCCGGCATTCGATAATAATTGGAGAATCGGGAACAGGGAAAACCATGGTTGCAAGTATGATCTATAATTATGCCAAGGACATAGGCGTAATAAGCCAAGATGCTCCGTATATTGAGATAAACTGTGCTCAATTCACAAATTCGGATATCGCAGCCGTTGAAATATTCGGAAGCGAAGAAGGAGCATATACAGGTTCGAAAAGAAAAAAAGGCCTTTTTGAGCAGGCAAATGGAGGTATTTTGTTTTTGGATGAGGCACATGCTCTTGAACACTATCAAAACTTGTTGCTAAAGGCAATTGAAACGGGAAAAGTACGCCGCGTGGGCGGATCGAGAGAACACAGGGTTAATGTGATTGTAATAGCGGCCTCTACAAGAAATCTTAAAATGGAATTGCTTCCGGAGCTCTACCAAAGGCTTGCGCAATATGAAATTTATATTCCATCGCTTGAAGAAAGGAAGTATCGGGAAAAAAGCCAATTGTTGGACTATTTTGTCGAGAGGTATCAGGAAGCGGTAAAAAATCTTCATGAAATCAACTATAAAGTTGTAATTCCGCCCGAAGTTAGAGAAATTCTTCTTAATGCCCACTATCCGAGGAATATTAGACAGATGAGAGATGTCATAAATTATAGCATCGACTCTGCATCGCCTTTAATTGACGATATAGATCTTGCAAACGATATAACAACTACAGTAAGGCTTAAGGACCTGCCGTTTGAATTGATAGACAGGGAAGAGGGGGATAATACTGGGAAAATAGATAAGACTGTTGAAAGGCTTATTGACAATTATAAGACAGAAGGAATGGGCGCACGAAGAATTTCAAAGGAACTCAAAAAAATCGGACATAATATAGAGTATTACCAAGTTGCGTATTTTATGAAGAAAAAAAAGGATTCCGGAAAAAACGAATCACCATTTTAATAGTTGGACATATTTTTGTAGTATAGTATAGATAGATGTGAATAAGTGGAAGAAATATAAATCGATTAATATGGAGGGTATTATAATGCCGGAATTTGCAAAACGAATGTCGACAATGGAAGAATCAGCGACTGTCATTAGAAAATTGTTTGGAGCCATGAATGATCCAAATTTGATATCATTCGGAGGCGGAGCGCCGGCGGTGGAGGCTTTGCCGATAGATATCGTACGCGAAATCACAAACGATGTTATGAGGATTGACAAAAGAGGGGTGGAAGCCCTTCAATATGGCAATGTAATGGGAGCGGAAGACTTGAGAAAAGTCATTGTAAACGAGCTTCTGAAACCAAAGGGTGTAGACGCTAGCATCGAAAACATTATTATAATAAACGGCGGGTTGGAAGCCATGAATTTGCTCTGCCAGTTATACATAGAACCGGGGGATGTCATATTGGTAGAATCGCCGTCCTTTGTTCATTCCGTAGAAATTTTCGACATGTTTGAAGCTAAGTGTATTGGAGTCGAAATGGACGAAGATGGAATGGTTACGGAGGACTTGGAAGAAAAAATCAGAAGATACAATCCTAAAATGATCTATGTTATTCCAACCTTCCAT
This portion of the Peptostreptococcaceae bacterium genome encodes:
- a CDS encoding sigma 54-interacting transcriptional regulator, coding for MYRKLSIEIADSVMNKSNDGINVVDREGILLYVNKVSADYAGYSIEEMVGKHISRYYPMAVLLKVLKDRQPILEKRIHYVKSKRYVVNSYPYYLQGEFAGAFSIFRSVKEIDELNKKIKYLELQLELNSVVNSVQSIIGKDGSLSDVIKQARRTVGSLGGPRHSIIIGESGTGKTMVASMIYNYAKDIGVISQDAPYIEINCAQFTNSDIAAVEIFGSEEGAYTGSKRKKGLFEQANGGILFLDEAHALEHYQNLLLKAIETGKVRRVGGSREHRVNVIVIAASTRNLKMELLPELYQRLAQYEIYIPSLEERKYREKSQLLDYFVERYQEAVKNLHEINYKVVIPPEVREILLNAHYPRNIRQMRDVINYSIDSASPLIDDIDLANDITTTVRLKDLPFELIDREEGDNTGKIDKTVERLIDNYKTEGMGARRISKELKKIGHNIEYYQVAYFMKKKKDSGKNESPF